CAACAACAACCTTCAACCTTTATCACGCCCGTTCGTTTCACTCACTCGAGGACGCAGAGGGCACAGAGGAAAATCAACTTCGGTTTCAATTCGTTTTATAGTTCGATCAGTTTTATTTGTTAAAAATTCAACCAATTAAACTAATCTGAACCGATTCAACAAACCAAACCTTACTCTTCTCTGCGCCTCAGCGGCTCTCCGTTAAAATTGCACCTGTTCTTCTTAGCGTTGAAATGTCTTGGATTCTATCAGCTCCTATCAACGTTAATCTGCGACTGATGCCCGCTTTTCCCTTAATTCCTGTGTTGAGCTTTCTCGTTGATTAGGGACAGCCCTTGTGTTGCGGTTTTCACCTTTGTGATCTTTGCGCCTTTGCGGTAAGGATGCCTTTGCCTTCCTTGGTAAACCTGGAGCCTTGGTGGCGAAATCAGGTTTTACTCTTCTCTGCGATGGTCCCTAAAAAAACGCTCACTTTCAATAACTAACACACGCCATTTACTAACGTCAACGTGATAAGTCTCGTAATATAGCACCTTTACAGCTGTTTAGCATGTGGTACCTTATAAAAAGAGATTTCCGGCAATCAGAGAATCGACAACACCATGCAATGCAGGAAAACGGAATGAACAAAAACGATACGAAAACAGCCAAACTGCGAGAAATCTGGATCCTCTGTTTTCTGCTCGGAGTCGTCATGCTGAATTACCCGTTCCTTCACATCTTCAACAAGACGACCTTTTATTTTGGCATCCCGATACTGATTCTCTATTTCTTTATCGGCTGGCCGATTTCGATTGGCGTGATCTATCTCTTTTCCAGAATCATTGAAGCTCCCGAACATGACCGGAAAAGTTCAGGGCGGGATGAATCATGATTTCCGTATCGGCTGTCGCTCTACTCTCACTCCTCTATTTCGGCCTGCTGTTTGCGGTCGCCTATTATGCTGACGTTCGCCGCGAACAGGGCCGCAGCATTATCTCCAACCCTTATATTTATTCACTTTCGCTTGCCGTCTACCTGACTTCATGGACTTTTTACGGCAGTGTCGGCCGGGCGGCGACGAGTGGCCTTGACTTCCTGCCGATTTACCTCGGGCCGACCCTGATAGCATTTACCTGGTGGTTTCTGCTGCGCAAGATTGTCCAGATCAGCAAGGAACAGAACATCGTCAGCATTGCCGACTTTATTTCGAGCCGCTATGGAAAATCGCAGTTACTGGGCAGCGTTGTGACTATTTTTGCGGTTCTTGGCATCATGCCGTACATCGCTCTCCAGCTAAAAGCGGTCGCCAACACTTTCGACCACCTGACGGTCAATCCGGAAAAACTGACCAGGGGGATCAATGAGCTGCTGCCGAATCTCGCCAATCCAATCGACACGGCCTTTGTCGTCGCTTTACTTCTCGGTCTTTTCGGCGTCCTCTTCGGAGCCAGGCACCTTGACGCAACAGAGCGGCACGAGGGCCTCGTTGCCGCCGTGGCACTCGAATCACTGGTTAAAATCGTCGCATTTGTTGCCGTCGGTATTTTTGTCACCTATGGTCTTTTCGACGGCTTTGCCGATATTTTCTCCCGTTTTATCGAACGTTTCCCGGAACGGAGCTATCTGCTTTCACTCGATCCGGAGCATACCCCTTACTCAAAGTGGTTCACCTTGACCTTTATCGCCATGATGGCGTTCATGTTTCTGCCGCGCCAGTTTCATATTATGGTTATTGAAAACTCCGATCTCGATCATATCAAAAAGGCGATGTGGCGTTTTCCCGCATACATGTTCCTGATCAACCTGTTTGTCATCCCGATTGCCCTTGGCGGCCTGCTACTGACCAATGGCGACACGGCAAATGCCGACTACTTTGTCATCGACCTGCCGTTGCAAACCGGCCACACCTGGCTGGCACTGCTTGTATTTATTGGCGGATTTTCGGCATCGGCCGGCATGGTTATGATTTCATCGGTCGCCCTGTCGACAATGATCCTGAACCACATCATCATGCCGATCATCCTGAAATTCCGCCTGGCCGAATCGAACATCTCCGGGCTGTTGATCAACATCAAACGGCTCGGCATAATGGCGGTCACCTTTCTTGGTTACGCCTACTATCGAATGATCGGAGAGTCGTATGCCCTGGTCAATATCGGCCTGATTTCCTTCATCGCCGCAACCCAGTTCGCCCCGGCCCTGATCGGCGGTCTCTACTGGCGCCGGGCGACCCGACGCGGCGCCATACTCGGTCTTCTCCTCGGCTTCCTGCTCTGGTTCTACACCCTGCTCGTCCCCTCTTTTGTCCGTTCGGGCTGGCTCGATCAGTCGATTCTCGAACAGGGACTTTTTGGAATAACTGCCCTGCGCCCACTCGAACTGTTCGGACTGAACGGCTTCGACATCTGGACCCATTCCCTGTTCTGGACGATGTTTTTCAACATCGGTGCGTTCCTCACTCTGTCGCTGCTCGGCAAGCCGAGCCGCCACGAGATTGAGCAGGCCGACAAATTTGTCTCCAGCCCGGATTCGATTTCGGCGATTATCACCCATGAGCGGATCGAACAGGCGCCGACAATTATTGAATTTGTCGATCTCATGGCTAAATTCATCGGGGAGAAGCAGGCGCACGCAGCGATTTCGAATTATCTCGGTGATCGGGAGATTGACCGTAAAGGGAGTCTTTCCGAGCATGAACTTCCCGGACTGAAACGATTCACCGAAAAAACCCTGGCCGGTTCGGTCGGCGCAGCCCCCGCCAAAATAATCATTGAGAACTACCTGGAAACCCGGGGCAGTACCATGGAAGAAGTTTTCGATATTTTCGGAACCGTGACCCTGAGTCGAACCGCCAGCCGGGAGCAGCTGAGTGTCCTCTATGAAGCGGCGCGAATCGTCGCCAGCGGCAAGGATCTGCAGAACATCATGGACAGCATTCTGTTGCTGCTCCGGCAACAGTTCATGTTTGACCTCTGTGTGATCAGAATCCTTAACGAGGAGAACGACACCCTGGTTGTCATGAGCCAGTCAGGGATGACGTCGCAGCATCTCGGCATCGCCGAGCGCAACCTTGACATGACAACCTGTATCGGCGAATCGTTTCTGACCAACACCGAGATCGTTATCAACGATACCGCCCAGATGGACAAGCCGGTTTCGGCCGAGGTTTCCCGGCAGGAGGGTATCGTATCTCTTGCACACGCTCCGATAACGATTGAAGGCCAGCCAATCGGTGTTCTTTCGGCATTTTCAAAAACATCCAAGGGGATCTTTACCGATGAATTTACCGAAATGTTCCGCAACCTGGCCGGCCAGATCGGAGTCGCCTGGCGGAATTCGGAACAGACTGAAAAACTGATTGCCGCAAAAGAGAACGAACGCGAGCTGCAGATTGCCAAAACGATTCAGCTCGGCCTGCTCCCCTCCTCTTTTCCGGAAGCAGAAGGGTTCGACATCGCCGGAATCTGCGTACCGGCCCGCCAGGTCGGCGGCGATTACTTTGATTTCCTGACTCACATTGAGGACAAGATCGATATCGTTATTGCCGATGTTTCGGGACACAATATCGGCGCGGCTCTGATCATGGCGGAAACCCGGACGTTGATCCGGTCGAGTTGTGAAAAATCGGCGCCGCCGGCGGAATTGATGCAGCACCTGAATGAATTCTTCTATGACGATCTGACCAGGACCGAACTCTTCATTTCCATGTTCTACCTGTCGCTCGATGTTGTGTCCGGCACCATCCGTTACAGCAACGCCGGCCATAATCTCCCGCTTGTTGTCCGGGCGGCCGATAATTCGATCGAGGAGCTCGATGCTGAGGGGATGATTATCGGTGTCAGAAAAGGGGTCGTTTTTGAAGAGAAATCGTGCTCTCTGACCCCTAACGATACAATCGTTCTTTATACTGACGGAATCACCGAGGCCGAAAATTCCGCAGGAGAATTTTTCGGCGAGGACCGCCTGAAAGAGTCCTTGCTCGCGGCCCGGCAGATGTCTGCCCAGCAGACCATCGATTATTTACTCGAACAGGCGCGGTTATTCGCCGGCAATCATAATTTCATCGATGACGTTTCCATTGTCGTTATTAAAAACTGTTTATAGCGATATTCTCGAATGCCAGAACCAAACGTTATGTTATCCTTAAGGTAGATTGGCTCAATAAAACCACCGGGAGGTACTGAATGAATATCAACATCGAGGAAAAAGGGGCAACCGTCCTGATTGAAGTGAAGGAAGAGCGTCTTGACGCCCACAACAGCAGTGAATTGAAGACGCAGATGCTTTCACTCTTTGACGAGGGGAAGAACAATCTTGTCGTCGACCTGCAGGAAGTTCG
This Desulfuromonas sp. DNA region includes the following protein-coding sequences:
- a CDS encoding stage II sporulation protein E, with the translated sequence MISVSAVALLSLLYFGLLFAVAYYADVRREQGRSIISNPYIYSLSLAVYLTSWTFYGSVGRAATSGLDFLPIYLGPTLIAFTWWFLLRKIVQISKEQNIVSIADFISSRYGKSQLLGSVVTIFAVLGIMPYIALQLKAVANTFDHLTVNPEKLTRGINELLPNLANPIDTAFVVALLLGLFGVLFGARHLDATERHEGLVAAVALESLVKIVAFVAVGIFVTYGLFDGFADIFSRFIERFPERSYLLSLDPEHTPYSKWFTLTFIAMMAFMFLPRQFHIMVIENSDLDHIKKAMWRFPAYMFLINLFVIPIALGGLLLTNGDTANADYFVIDLPLQTGHTWLALLVFIGGFSASAGMVMISSVALSTMILNHIIMPIILKFRLAESNISGLLINIKRLGIMAVTFLGYAYYRMIGESYALVNIGLISFIAATQFAPALIGGLYWRRATRRGAILGLLLGFLLWFYTLLVPSFVRSGWLDQSILEQGLFGITALRPLELFGLNGFDIWTHSLFWTMFFNIGAFLTLSLLGKPSRHEIEQADKFVSSPDSISAIITHERIEQAPTIIEFVDLMAKFIGEKQAHAAISNYLGDREIDRKGSLSEHELPGLKRFTEKTLAGSVGAAPAKIIIENYLETRGSTMEEVFDIFGTVTLSRTASREQLSVLYEAARIVASGKDLQNIMDSILLLLRQQFMFDLCVIRILNEENDTLVVMSQSGMTSQHLGIAERNLDMTTCIGESFLTNTEIVINDTAQMDKPVSAEVSRQEGIVSLAHAPITIEGQPIGVLSAFSKTSKGIFTDEFTEMFRNLAGQIGVAWRNSEQTEKLIAAKENERELQIAKTIQLGLLPSSFPEAEGFDIAGICVPARQVGGDYFDFLTHIEDKIDIVIADVSGHNIGAALIMAETRTLIRSSCEKSAPPAELMQHLNEFFYDDLTRTELFISMFYLSLDVVSGTIRYSNAGHNLPLVVRAADNSIEELDAEGMIIGVRKGVVFEEKSCSLTPNDTIVLYTDGITEAENSAGEFFGEDRLKESLLAARQMSAQQTIDYLLEQARLFAGNHNFIDDVSIVVIKNCL